The genomic stretch CGGCCTCGTCGCGGCCGGCCTGGCCGATGCGACCTGGACCCTCGTTCCGAAACACGAATGGGACGTGGCAGCCGGCGCGGCACTAGTCCTCGCCGCCGGCGGCGTGGTGCTCGGACTGGACGGAAAGCCCCCGGAGTTCAATCGCCCCGACCCGAAGATGAAAGGTTTCGTGGCCGCGGCACCGGGAATCGCGGAGGATGTTCGCAGTTTGCTGGGGCTGTAGCCGTAGGCCATGGCTGTAGGCAGTTGGCAACTCGCCCCCCGCCGGACCCGGCAGGTCCGCCTTTCTCCCGCCACGCAGTGAGGGGAGTCCGCCTGATCCAAAGGATCAGGGGCGAGGGGGGCGCCCCACGGGGGCTCCTGCTACCTCCTACCGCCCCAGGAACTCCTGCACACGGGCGGCCACCGATTCGGCCGTGAAACCGTACTTCTCGGCCAGCACCGTGTCGGGGGCAGACGCTCCGAACGCGTCGAGGCCGATTGACAGGTCCGCGTAGCGGCTCCAGCCGAACGTCGATCCGGCCTCGACCGAGACGACGGGCAGGCCGGCTCCCAAGACCTCCTCACGGTAAGAATATTCCTGCTCCTCGAAGGCTTCCCAGCAGGGCAGGCTGACGACCCCGGCGGAGACACCGGAACCGGCGAGCAGATCAGCGGCTTCGAGGGAGAGCGCAACCTCAGAACCGGTGGCAACGATCACCACGTCCGACCCGTCCCTCAGGACATAACCGCCCCGCTTCACTCCCCCGCCGGGCCGGTCCAACGTCGGCACTCCCTGCCGGGTGAGGATGAGCGCAGTCGGCCCGTCCGTCCGGCTGAGGGCCATCTCCCATGCCTCGACGGTCTCCGTGGCGTCGGCCGGACGGATCACCCACAGGTTGGGAATCGCCCGCAATGCGGCCAGATGCTCGACCGGCTGGTGGGTCGGGCCGTCTTCACCGAGGAAGATCGAGTCGTGGGTGAACACGGAGATGCTGGGCGCCTCCATCAGGGCGGACAGCCGGATGGCCGGCCGCATGTAGTCGCTGAACACCAGGAACGTCGAACCGTAGGGTTTGAGTCCGCCGTGAACCGCCAGGCCGTTGACGATGGCGGCCATTCCGTGCTCCCGGATGCCGAAATCGATGTTGCGGCCCGTCCGGTCCTCCCTGCCGAACGACCCGGACGTCGAGATAGACGTCTTCGTCGAGGCTGCGAGATCGGCGGCACCGCCGATGAATCCGGGCACCTTCTCAGCAATCTGATCGAACAGCTTGCCGCTCGATGCCCGGGTAGCCATCGAGCCGCCGACTTCGAATCCCGGGTTCTCGAGAACGACCGGATCCGAACCGAACTGGCTGTGCCACAGAGCAGCCAGCTCGGCGTCGGCTTCCAGAGCGGCACCGGACCGATCCTTCCAGGCGGCGTGGACGTTGCGGCCGCGTTCCATCGCCTCCGAGAAGAACCCGTACACCTCATCCGGGACGTAGAAGGACTCGTCGGCGGGCCATCCCATGGCCTGTTTGGTGGCGCGGATCTCGTCGGCACCGAGCGGCGAGCCGTGTGAGGCGGACGTGTCCTGCATCGTCGGCGCCCCATGGGCGATGTGGGTATGGGCAATGATCAGACTCGGATGCTCGGTGACCGCCAGCGCCGCACGGGTGGCCTCCTCGATCGCAACATGGTCGTGCCCGTCGATGTCGACCGTATGCCAGCCGGCCGCCCTGAACCTGGCCGCCACATCCTCGGTGAAAGTGATGTCGGTCGAGCCGTCGATCGAAATCTCGTTGTCGTCGTAGAAGTAGGTGAGCTTCCCGAGACCCAGGTGACCCGCCAGCGAAGCCGTCTCCGCAGAGATTCCTTCCATTAGATCGCCGTCGGAAACGAACCCGTAGGTGCGGTGGTTGATCAGCGCCTCACCGAACCGGCCCCGCAGGTGCTCTTCGGCGATCGCCATGCCGACGGCCGTGCCGAACCCCTGGCCGAGCGGACCCGTGGTCATTTCGATACCGAGTTCCGGTTCGCGTTCCGGATGGCCGGG from Acidimicrobiia bacterium encodes the following:
- a CDS encoding inositol monophosphatase family protein, which translates into the protein GLVAAGLADATWTLVPKHEWDVAAGAALVLAAGGVVLGLDGKPPEFNRPDPKMKGFVAAAPGIAEDVRSLLGL
- the tkt gene encoding transketolase yields the protein MSIEQLAVNTIKGLAMDAVQKANSGHPGMPMGMADLAVVLWSRFLVVDPGDPTWIDRDRFVLSNGHGSTLLYSLLHLAGFQLSLDDLKDFRQWGSKTPGHPEREPELGIEMTTGPLGQGFGTAVGMAIAEEHLRGRFGEALINHRTYGFVSDGDLMEGISAETASLAGHLGLGKLTYFYDDNEISIDGSTDITFTEDVAARFRAAGWHTVDIDGHDHVAIEEATRAALAVTEHPSLIIAHTHIAHGAPTMQDTSASHGSPLGADEIRATKQAMGWPADESFYVPDEVYGFFSEAMERGRNVHAAWKDRSGAALEADAELAALWHSQFGSDPVVLENPGFEVGGSMATRASSGKLFDQIAEKVPGFIGGAADLAASTKTSISTSGSFGREDRTGRNIDFGIREHGMAAIVNGLAVHGGLKPYGSTFLVFSDYMRPAIRLSALMEAPSISVFTHDSIFLGEDGPTHQPVEHLAALRAIPNLWVIRPADATETVEAWEMALSRTDGPTALILTRQGVPTLDRPGGGVKRGGYVLRDGSDVVIVATGSEVALSLEAADLLAGSGVSAGVVSLPCWEAFEEQEYSYREEVLGAGLPVVSVEAGSTFGWSRYADLSIGLDAFGASAPDTVLAEKYGFTAESVAARVQEFLGR